Proteins encoded in a region of the Fusarium keratoplasticum isolate Fu6.1 chromosome 13, whole genome shotgun sequence genome:
- a CDS encoding Aldo-ket-red domain-containing protein, which translates to MGSIQTSSPTRTCLNPPPLVMGGAGFSYQLHPEPQSLPITKILRRAFELGVRTIDTSPYYEPSEQLMGAALSHADIQSKYKRGDYELMTKVGRIKENEFNYSPDWIRKSVARSLERFQTTYLDVVFCHDVEYVSVDEAVTAVGVLLELQRACVILRVGISGYDIDVLAEVANTVRQRYGHPVDVVQTWAQLTLHNTQVETRGFELFRAAGVDSVYCSSPLAVGLLRSGGIPTGLTGDWHPAPGGLRAAAAEAAKWVERHGNGESLSSVALQYAILKARQNCTSSFTVSTITGISTLSDLEQNVAAAKRILEAAPFTCDEASESLQSYSQLDQQTLERNGPLFERVRSILGEWIDYDFSGGKTKAKEEVSPPNDTNGANKDAVQVSAMEKDSLTQPTAIQAAG; encoded by the coding sequence ATGGGGTCGATTcaaacatcatcaccaacacgcACCTGTCTCAATCCCCCTCCGCTGGTAATGGGAGGGGCAGGCTTTAGTTACCAGCTACACCCCGAACCACAGTCCCTCCCGATCACCAAGATTCTCCGGCGCGCATTTGAGCTTGGTGTCCGTACCATCGACACCTCGCCTTACTATGAGCCCTCCGAGCAGCTTATGGGTGCTGCCCTCTCACACGCAGACATCCAGTCCAAGTATAAGCGTGGCGACTATGAGCTCATGACGAAGGTCGGCCGGATCAAAGAGAATGAATTCAACTACTCGCCAGACTGGATCCGCAAATCAGTCGCTCGGTCTCTGGAGCGTTTCCAGACCACGTACTTGGATGTTGTATTCTGCCACGACGTCGAGTATGTATCCGTCGATGAGGCCGTCACCGCCGTGGGCGTCCTCCTGGAACTCCAGCGCGCTTGTGTGATCCTCCGCGTTGGGATATCAGGATACGACATTGATGTCCTGGCAGAGGTTGCTAACACGGTGCGACAACGTTATGGACACCCCGTCGATGTTGTGCAAACATGGGCACAGCTTACACTCCACAATACACAAGTCGAGACACGTGGCTTCGAGCTGTTCCGTGCTGCTGGTGTAGATTCTGTCTATTGCTCAAGTCCGTTGGCTGTTGGTCTGTTGAGAAGTGGCGGCATTCCCACGGGCTTGACGGGCGACTGGCATCCCGCGCCAGGAGGCTTGCGAGCGGCCGCGGCTGAAGCTGCCAAGTGGGTAGAAAGGCATGGAAACGGAGAGTCTCTCTCGTCTGTTGCGTTGCAATATGCAATCCTGAAAGCTAGACAAAACTGCACATCTTCTTTCACAGTATCCACAATTACAGGTATCAGCACGTTGTCGGATCTGGAGCAAAACGTCGCAGCCGCCAAGAGGATACTAGAAGCGGCTCCTTTCACTTGTGACGAAGCGTCCGAGAGCTTACAGAGCTACAGCCAGCTTGACCAGCAGACTCTGGAGCGCAACGGGCCCCTGTTTGAGCGAGTTCGCTCGATCCTTGGGGAATGGATAGATTACGACTTCTCAGGCGGCAAAACCAAGGCGAAGGAAGAGGTTAGTCCCCCGAATGACACCAACGGTGCCAACAAAGACGCTGTTCAAGTGAGTGCGATGGAGAAGGATAGCTTGACACAGCCCACAGCGATTCAGGCTGCAGGATAG